The Lipingzhangella halophila genome segment CCGAGGCCTTCCGATAGCGCCCCCATGTCAGCCTCCGCCGCCTCGCCGGCCCGCCCGTTATCCCGCGGGTTGCGGCTGCCCCGCTCTCGCCAACCGGACCAGCGCGCAGCAGCGGGAGAACTCCGCTGGGGTGAACGGCAGACCGTCGCGCTCCACCACCAGGACGCCTTCGCCGTGGACGGCAAGGAACATTGAGGCCCCGGCGAGTTCGTCTCCGCCGAGCCCGGTAGCTGGCTCCGGGTGCCATGTCGTGCGGTGTGCCCCGGACATGCTGGTCAGCGCGTCCTCCAGGGGTATTCGGGCGGTGAGTAGCGCCTCAGCCAGGGTCAGCGCCCGCGTTGTGGTGTCACTGAGGTGGTGCACATCGGCGGGCGCGACCACCGCATCGCGTCCGCCCGCTCGGGAGATCTCGGTGCGCAGGTCGTTCGGGGTGATCCCGGGTGGGCCGGTCACCACGAACTCGTCGACCGCCTCGCCGGCCCCCGGATGCACGTGTACCACCCGAATGTCCACACCGATCCGGGCGAGCCGCGCGGTGAGCGCGGCCAGCCCTCCCGGGGCATCGGCAACCCCCACGCGAACGCGCCAGAGTGTGTCCCCGGGCTCGGGATCGTGGTTCACCGCGGGTCTCCGACGGTCCCGCCACCAGCGGTGCCCGAGCAGGCCGGCGATCAGTGCGGTTCCGACCGCGACCAGCACGAGCCCGCCGTACTCCCGGTGCCCCAGAGTCAGGACCACAAGATGCGCGGCGCCACCCGCGCAGAAAACCGCCGCCAGTTCCAGCACTTCCCGCCGCAGTCCGCCCTGGCTCGGCAGTGCCGTGCCGCCGTGTCGCTTCGAAAGACCCATGTTCCCCATGGTGCCCGCACGGCGTTGCCGATCCGTTGCTTCTTGTATACATGAGGTAACGCTTTGTTGTGACCTGGATTATGTGCTCCAGGTCTCGCGTCGGCTGACGCGTGGCGAGGCTGAGAGGGCGGGACCGGCACTGAGTCGGCCGGTCCCGCCCCGGGCGGCGTCACCGGCCCGCCGGCTCCTCCTCCGCGGCCTGGGCGGCCTCCGCTTCGAGGGCGTCTTTCTCGTCCTCAGCGGCGTCCCGGGCCTGGAGGACCCGGGTGTAGGGCAGCGCGAGCCAGACCGCGAGCAGCATCCCGATGACGCCGCCCGCGAGTTTGCCGAGGAAGAGCGAAGCAACCATGTTGGGCTGGAAGTTCGCGGTGAACGCGAGGTGGTCGCCGATGGTGAACGCGGCGCAGACCGCGAACGCGATCGTGAGCACCTTGTCCCGCGGCGGCATCGCCTGGACCACGCGGAACAGCGCCAGCACGTTCGCGGCTCCGGCCAGCAGCCCGGCCGCACCCTGATGGCTGAAGCCGAGGCGGCCGCCGACGACCGAGAGCGGCTTGGCGAGCCAGGTCTGGATCGCGTACACCATCGGGAACGCGCCCGCGAGCATGACACCGATGTATCCGGCGACCTCCAGGGCGCGGAACTGGTCTTCCTCGTCGGCGATGAACGGCGCGAGCGGCCACTCGCCGAAGATGTCGAAGACCCCCGTGAAGTACTGCACGACCGCCAGCGCGAGAGCGATCTTGATGGCGGCGTCCAGGCAGCGGCCGAAGACGATGAACGCCTTGACCATGAACCCGGTGAGGAACCGCAAGCCCAAGGCGAGCAGCACGACGAAGACCGCGATCGGCACCAGGTTGAGCAGGATCTCTGAGACGGGCATATCGAAGGGCAGGGTCGACTCCGCCGAGGTGGACACCTCCGCGCGAAGCGGGGTGCCCGCCATCTGGAGCAGCAGCGCCACGATGAACACGGCGAACGGGATTGCCAGCAAACCCGCCATGATCCCCAGCGCCATGTACTTGTGGTCGCGCTGCTTGAGCATCGCCAGCCCGACCGGGATCGTGAAGATGATCGTGGAGCCCGCGGTGAGGCTCACCGCGAACGCGAGGATCCACGCGCTGTGGCTTCCCGCGGTCTCGCTGGCCAGTTGGTAGCCGCCCATGTCGCCGGCGATGAGGGTGGTCGCCGCGAGCGAGGGGTCACTGTGGATCCACGCGTAGACCGGGCCCAGATAGGTGGTGATCAGGTCGCTGAGAATCGGGATCAGGCACATGATCCCGGCGACGGGAAGAAAGATCGGGCCTATCGCGTAGATGCCTTCTTTGAACTCCTTGCCCATGCCGCTCGTGTCGTTGAACAAGGACATGACGGCGCCCACCAAGAGGAACGCCATCATGATGTAGATGATGACCTGTCCGATAATTTCCATGGTGAATCCGATCCGGTACGGGGGCGGGGTCAGCCGAAGAGAGCACGAGTGTGGTCGTTCAGGAAGACACCGTTCGGATCGAACTCGCGGCGCACCGCGACGAACTCCTCGTAACCCGGGTACAGCTCGGCGACGCGGTCGCGGGTGAGCAGGTGGATCTTGCCCCAGTGGGCGCGGGCGTCGAAGCCCTGGAGCATCGCGTCGACGTCGAGCAGGTAGGGCCAGTAGTCGGTTCCCGGCGCGCCGGAAACGGACAGCACGGTGGTGTCGCGGCCCTGGAAGGGCGAGATCAGGCCTTCGTCCTGCTTGACCCAGCGCACTTCCAGCGGATACTGCTGCTCGGGGTGCCGGTTGCGCATCAGGTCCTGCATCGCCTCCACCGCCTCCAGGGCGTGGCGCGAGTCGACGTAGTACTCCAGTTCGTGGAACGGGATGCCGAACCCGCCCGGGTAGATCCGGTAGGCGCGGTCCCGGCGCGAGCCTTTCTCCGCGGAGACGCCGGTGCTCTCGTCGAGTTCCACCTCGTTGTAGCGCTTGGTGTAGCTGCGGTTGACCATGGACAGGTCGTCCGGGGTGGGGAGCTCGTACAGCTCCGCGGACCCTTCGTGCGGGCACCACAGGAAGGAGTAGTGGCGGTTGTCCGCGATGTCGCGGTCCCAGCTGGCGCGGGACTCCTCCCAGGTCGGATAGGTGATCTGCTCCTGCAGGTGGTACCGGGGGACGACTTCCAGCTCGACCTCCAGCAGGATGCCGAGCGTGCCCACCGCCACCTGCGCGGCACGCAGTTCGCGGACGTCCTTCTCGGTGATCTCGACGACCTCTCCGTGCCCGTTGAGGATTCGCGCGCCCTTCAACGTGGAGGAGAAACTGCCGAACTCGGTGCCCGAGCCGTGGGTGCCGGTGGAGAGGGCGCCGGCGATCGACTGGTGGTCGACGTCGCCCTGGTTGGCCAGGGACAGGCCGGCCTCCCACAGGGGCGGGCCGAACTCGCGGATCGCGGTACCGCCCAGCGCGCGCACGCGGCGCTTCTCAGCGTCCGTACCGGTCACGGCCGATACGTGCTGCATGTCGAGCAGGATGCCTCCGGTCTGCACGACGGGAGTGAAGGAATGGCCGGCGCCCAGCGCGCGGACCGGGTAGCCCTCGCGGATCGCGAAGCGGACGGTGTCGATCGCCTCCTGTTCCGTGCGGGGACGGACGGTGTAGGCGGGTGTCGCCGACTGGCTGCCGGACCAGTTGGTCCACTGCTGGTGCAGGCTGTGGTCGATGCCGGCGAGAGGGTTGGGGCGGCCGGTTGGGGAGGGGTTGGTCGGCTCCGAAGGCATGACAAGACTCCGATCGGTTGTCGGTCGCGGGAGGACGGGCACGGGCCGGCCATGGCCCGAAGGCCCGCACTCGGCGGGGCGTTACTGCAGCGCGGCTGCCGCGTGTGACGTGGGACCGCCGGCTAGCGCCGCGGTGTGTCCCACCGGCACTGTGTCGGCGCGGCGGCCGTCCCTGCTCCCGTGCGAGGGCTGGAGTGCTCAGCACGGGGGTTCCCCGGAACGCCGCTGTCGGACGTGGTTGGCCGGAGCGAGCCCCATGAGGGGCGGTGAGGTGCAGGGATCTCGACCTGGATGGCGCCGGTCGTGCGAAGGATTCGCACCGACTGGGTGGTCATCTGCGGTTCCGTCCTACGAGTTGGGGCAGTCGCCTGGACGCGACGCTGCGCATGGCGTCTGCCACCTAGAAAACATTATAGATTTAAAATTTAATCATATAATGTTTTTGTTCGATGACGGGGAGGCCACCATTCGATCTCGGGGGCCTGGCGAGCGTGGCCGACCCCGATGTTTGTCCAGGTCACAACGATACAGCCGCTAGGTTTCGCGGCATGCGTGCGCCGGGGCGCAGTGGGCTCTGGGCGGAGTCAGGAGACCGCGGCAACCCGCCAGGGCAGGCGCTCGGGGTCCAGGGACACCACATCGGTGAAGGAGTAGCGCTCCTCGGTGTCCGAGGGCAGCAGCGTCCCGGCGAGCACGTACGCGCTGGTCGAGGCGATCACGCGGTCGCGGTCATTGACCAGGGCCACCGCGGGCGCGTCGCTGCCGAGTGCTGTCCGGAACTCGCTCTCCAGTTGGTCCAGCCGCAGGTCAGCCGCTGCAACGCTCGTTCCGCCCCCCGTGGGGCAGGGAGTCGAGAGGGTCACGATGTTGCGGTCCGTTCCGCCGCTGTCGAAGTACGGACCCACTGCCGCCGCCCGTTGCCGGGCCACCGGAAGCGCGAACCACTGCATCTCGGTGTAGTCGTAGTAGCGGACCGAGGAGGGGTTGAAGACGTGGCGGGCGAACTCCAGTTCCTCGTGGCCGGACACGCGCCACCATTCAAGCCAGGTGTGCGCGTCGAGCAGCACGCCGGGGGCGAAGGCCACACCTGCCCCGTCGACCACGCGGCGGTTCCGGACCAGCATCTGCTGCAGGGCCGCGTCCACGTCGGTCAGGTCCGCGCGGTTCAGCGGACCGGAGGCCAGCGCAGCGGTGGTGACCTCGCCGATCTCCGCCAGCTCCTCGAAGACCGAGTCGATGCGTGCGCCGATGGCCTCGGAGGCCGCCCGCGCCCGGCGGTGCGGATCGTCATCGGCCATGATCGCTCCATCCGCCGTCGGTGACCATGAGGAAAAGCTCGATGATGTCCCGTATCTCGCGCTCGTGGTGCGCACCGCAGAGGCGCCCCGCGGAGTCCGGATCGTGTCGGGAGATCGCGTCGAGAATGGCGAGGTGCTCGTCGTTCGCCGTGCGTGCGGACTCGGTGAAGTCGTCGCGCAGCCACATGAGTTCCGCCAGCTCGCCGTGGACCTGCAGCGTTGAGTTGGCGAGGCGTTCGGAATGCGAGGCGTCGCTGACCGCAATGTGGAACCGGCTGTCGGTCCGGCGCAGGTTCTCCGGAGTCGTCGCGCTGTGGAACTCTCCGGCGATGAGCTCCGCCCGCCGGATGTCCTCGGAATCGGCGCGCAGAGCCGCGCGGCGGCCGACCCCTTCCGCGATCGTCGCCGCCAGATCACCCAGTTCGCGCAGTTCCTCGGTGGTGCGGTCCATGAGCCGGCCGATCAGTTGCTCTTGGCTGACCGGCGGATGCGTCGTGATGTAGCTCCCGCCACCGCGTCCCCGCTTGGTTTCGATGAAACCCTTCGCCCGCAGCTCAGCGAGGGACTGCCGCAGTGTGATCGACGACACGCCCAACTGCTCGGCCAGCACGGTTTCCGTCGGGAGCTTATCGCCGTGGTCGAGAATGCCGACGGCGATCGCCCGCTCCAGCCGCCGGGTGATCCGATCCGCCCTGCTGGACAGGACGGATTCGGTGCCGAGCATCTGAGCGATCATGCCGACCGTCGCTGTGGAGATCGTCGCCTCAGGCCACGACATCTCGGTGTCGTTGCTCACGTGGTCAGCCTAGTACTCGCGTTGTGGAACCGCCTCTGGGCGGGCACGAGTCCCGAAACGTGGACGTGCCCCGCCGCTCCGGTCGACAAAGCATGCGTTGATATGACAACCGTTATCGTTTTCTCTGATCGTGTGCGGGAGGGCCGGTGCGGCACGCATCCCTCTCTGCTGGCACGCAGCGGCTGTCCGCCGAGGGGGAGCGGCCCGGGCCAGCAGGGGTCAGGTGGCTGGCCACGCCCGCTCAGCGGTAGGCGCGGAGGAACACGTCGACCCCGTCCGCGATGATCGCGGAAATCTCCGGGTCCCCCGCTGAGCTCGCCGACTCGTCGTCGAGCGCGTCCAGGGCGAGGAGGAGGGTCAAGGCCTTGAAGTGCTGCACGGCACGGCGCGGGTCGGCCACCCGGATCTCGCCATCCGCGGCGAGCGCCGCGAACCGCTCTTCCAGCAACCGTTCCGGATGCTCGTCCGCGCCCTCGGGCAACCGCGGCGCCGATTGCCACCGCGAGGTCAGCCGCCGGAAGGTCACGTAGTCCGACGACGGGAACGCTTCTGTCGCCAGCCGGAGTGCGAAGGCCGTCAGCGCTTCGTGCAGGTCGCGTCCCTTGGTGAGCTCCTCGTCGATCACCTGGCGCACGGTCGCCGTCAAGGAGTCGCCGACGCGGACGAGGACGCTGTGGAAAAGGGTCTGCTTATCGCCGAAGTGGTCGTAGATGGTCCGTTTGGACACCTTGGCCCGGACTGCGATGGCGTCGACGCTGGTGAGCTCGTACCCCTCGGAGGCGAACAGCGCCTCGGCCGCATCAAGGATGGCCGCTTGCTTGCTCTCGGACCGCTGCCGCCGACCAGGGGTCTGCATGGTCGCTCTCGCCGTCGCCATGTTCTCACCTTATTCCAACCGAAAAATGAAACTGCACTGTGTAGTGTGATTTTTGAAAAGAGCAGCACGCCCGGATGGAAGAGGAGTACACGTGCCAGTTGCGGAGTCCGCGTTGGCCCCGGCGCCCGCGGTCGACATTCGAGCGCAGGGCCTGACGAAGCGATACGGCAACACCACCGCGGTGGACGACCTGTCCTTCACCGCGAACCCCGGCGTTATCACCGGGTTCCTCGGACCCAACGGAGCAGGCAAGAGCACGGCGCTGCGCATGCTCCTGGGGCTGACCAAGCCCACCCGGGGCACCATCACGATCGGCGACCGCCACATCAGCGAGTTCGGCGACCCGGCACGCAGGGTCGGCGCCCTGTTGGATGCCCGTGCGGTCCACCCGCAACGCATCGCCTCCGACCACCTGCTCGCCTTCGCCCAGACCGCGGGCCTCGGCAAAAAGCGGGTGGGCGAGGTGCTGGACCTCGTAGGACTGACGGACGCGGCGAAGCGCCGCACCGGCGAGTTCTCCTTGGGCATGCACCAACGCCTGGGCATCGCGACGGCCCTGCTCGGCGACCCGGGAGTGCTGGTGCTCGACGAGCCGCTCAACGGCCTGGACCCCGAGGGCATCCGCTGGATGCGCACCCTGATGCGCGACCTCGCCGCAGAGGGCCGCACCATCCTGTTCTCCAGCCACCTGATGTCCGAGATGGAGCTGACCGCCGACAACCTCGTCGTCATCGGCCAGGGCCGGCTCATCGCCGAGGCGACACTCGAGGAGTTCGTGCAGGAACACACGACGCAGACGGTCACCGTCCGGTCGCCGGAATTCGACGAACTCGGGTCCGCACTGAGCCGGGCCGGCATCACCTTCGACCGGGCGGCCGGTCCCAGCCTCCTCGTCACCGGAGCCGACGCCTCGACAGTTGGCAAGATCGCCGCAACCGAGGGGATCGCCCTCGAAGAGCTCACGCGGGTCCGCGAGTCCCTGGAGGACGTCTTCCTCCGGCTCACCCACAACGCCACCGAGTACGAAAGCCACGCAGCATGAACATCCTCCGCTCCGAATGGACCAAACTCCGCAGTGTCCGCAGCACCTGGATCGCGGCCCTGAGCACCGTCGTCTCCGGTGCCGCGCTGAGTCTGCTCAGCGCCTCCGGCGTGCTCGGCACGCCTCCGTCCGAGCTGCCCGGCGGCTGGGATCCGACGGCGGCAAGCCTGCAGGGGTTCATCTTCGCGCAGTTGGTCATCGGGATGCTCGGCGCTCTCAGTGTCACGGCCGAGTACGACACCGGCATGATCGGCACCAGCCTCGCGGCCGTCCCCTCGCGGTCCCGCCTGCTCACGGCCAAGCTCGCCGTTGCGGCGGCCATCGCACTCGGCACCGGACTCGCGACGACGCTCGTCAGCTTCACGGCGGTCCAGATTATGTTCGACGGCGCCGGCCTGCCCGCCGCCGGCATCGCCGACCCCGGCGTCGCGGGCGCGCTCGTCGGTGCAATGCTCTACCTGGCCCTCATCGCCTTGCTCGGGGCGGCCGTCGGTACGCTGACGCGGTCGGCCACCAGCAGTCTCGCCGTGCTCGTCGGTGCCCTCCTGATCGTGCCCGCCACCGGTCCGGGTCTGCCCGGCGTCCTCGGCGACTGGTTCGCCCGGTACTGGCCGATCACCGCCGGCCAAGCCTCCTACACAGTGGTCCCCGCCGCCGACATGGTCGCCCCCGCGCTCGGATTCGGGATTCTCGCCGCGACCACCGCGGCCGCCGGTATCGCCGGCCACACCGCGTTCCGGGTCCGCGACGTGTGAGGGCTCCGCGCGGGCGACCCTTGCGCGGTACCACTGTGCTGCCGGAGCCGGAGAAGGGGGTGGCCGACCCCGGGTGAAGCGCGTTCCCGGAGCACCGGCTCCGGCCGCGGAGTCCGGCGTTCCGGGCCCGCGCCTGTGCGGTGCCGCCCGAGTCCGCGCCTGCCGAGCACCAATGGGGCACACGCCACCTCGCGGTTATCGGCTGGTAGGCCGGACGCTTCGTGGTCGGCTCCGGGAAGGACGGCACTCCGCCTACCGATGGGCGGCCGTGCGGCGTCAGAGGTTTCCTCGGAGCCCTACCCGGAAGTATCGGGTTCGTCCTCGTCCTGGGCGCTGTCGGCGCCGCTGTCTCGCACCGGTTCGCGGCGGCGAAGCAGAGCGGGATCGGCATA includes the following:
- a CDS encoding ethanolamine utilization protein EutH; translated protein: MEIIGQVIIYIMMAFLLVGAVMSLFNDTSGMGKEFKEGIYAIGPIFLPVAGIMCLIPILSDLITTYLGPVYAWIHSDPSLAATTLIAGDMGGYQLASETAGSHSAWILAFAVSLTAGSTIIFTIPVGLAMLKQRDHKYMALGIMAGLLAIPFAVFIVALLLQMAGTPLRAEVSTSAESTLPFDMPVSEILLNLVPIAVFVVLLALGLRFLTGFMVKAFIVFGRCLDAAIKIALALAVVQYFTGVFDIFGEWPLAPFIADEEDQFRALEVAGYIGVMLAGAFPMVYAIQTWLAKPLSVVGGRLGFSHQGAAGLLAGAANVLALFRVVQAMPPRDKVLTIAFAVCAAFTIGDHLAFTANFQPNMVASLFLGKLAGGVIGMLLAVWLALPYTRVLQARDAAEDEKDALEAEAAQAAEEEPAGR
- a CDS encoding D-arabinono-1,4-lactone oxidase, whose amino-acid sequence is MPSEPTNPSPTGRPNPLAGIDHSLHQQWTNWSGSQSATPAYTVRPRTEQEAIDTVRFAIREGYPVRALGAGHSFTPVVQTGGILLDMQHVSAVTGTDAEKRRVRALGGTAIREFGPPLWEAGLSLANQGDVDHQSIAGALSTGTHGSGTEFGSFSSTLKGARILNGHGEVVEITEKDVRELRAAQVAVGTLGILLEVELEVVPRYHLQEQITYPTWEESRASWDRDIADNRHYSFLWCPHEGSAELYELPTPDDLSMVNRSYTKRYNEVELDESTGVSAEKGSRRDRAYRIYPGGFGIPFHELEYYVDSRHALEAVEAMQDLMRNRHPEQQYPLEVRWVKQDEGLISPFQGRDTTVLSVSGAPGTDYWPYLLDVDAMLQGFDARAHWGKIHLLTRDRVAELYPGYEEFVAVRREFDPNGVFLNDHTRALFG
- a CDS encoding cache domain-containing protein, with translation MADDDPHRRARAASEAIGARIDSVFEELAEIGEVTTAALASGPLNRADLTDVDAALQQMLVRNRRVVDGAGVAFAPGVLLDAHTWLEWWRVSGHEELEFARHVFNPSSVRYYDYTEMQWFALPVARQRAAAVGPYFDSGGTDRNIVTLSTPCPTGGGTSVAAADLRLDQLESEFRTALGSDAPAVALVNDRDRVIASTSAYVLAGTLLPSDTEERYSFTDVVSLDPERLPWRVAAVS
- a CDS encoding FadR/GntR family transcriptional regulator; this translates as MSNDTEMSWPEATISTATVGMIAQMLGTESVLSSRADRITRRLERAIAVGILDHGDKLPTETVLAEQLGVSSITLRQSLAELRAKGFIETKRGRGGGSYITTHPPVSQEQLIGRLMDRTTEELRELGDLAATIAEGVGRRAALRADSEDIRRAELIAGEFHSATTPENLRRTDSRFHIAVSDASHSERLANSTLQVHGELAELMWLRDDFTESARTANDEHLAILDAISRHDPDSAGRLCGAHHEREIRDIIELFLMVTDGGWSDHGR
- a CDS encoding TetR/AcrR family transcriptional regulator, which translates into the protein MATARATMQTPGRRQRSESKQAAILDAAEALFASEGYELTSVDAIAVRAKVSKRTIYDHFGDKQTLFHSVLVRVGDSLTATVRQVIDEELTKGRDLHEALTAFALRLATEAFPSSDYVTFRRLTSRWQSAPRLPEGADEHPERLLEERFAALAADGEIRVADPRRAVQHFKALTLLLALDALDDESASSAGDPEISAIIADGVDVFLRAYR
- a CDS encoding ABC transporter ATP-binding protein, coding for MPVAESALAPAPAVDIRAQGLTKRYGNTTAVDDLSFTANPGVITGFLGPNGAGKSTALRMLLGLTKPTRGTITIGDRHISEFGDPARRVGALLDARAVHPQRIASDHLLAFAQTAGLGKKRVGEVLDLVGLTDAAKRRTGEFSLGMHQRLGIATALLGDPGVLVLDEPLNGLDPEGIRWMRTLMRDLAAEGRTILFSSHLMSEMELTADNLVVIGQGRLIAEATLEEFVQEHTTQTVTVRSPEFDELGSALSRAGITFDRAAGPSLLVTGADASTVGKIAATEGIALEELTRVRESLEDVFLRLTHNATEYESHAA
- a CDS encoding ABC transporter permease yields the protein MNILRSEWTKLRSVRSTWIAALSTVVSGAALSLLSASGVLGTPPSELPGGWDPTAASLQGFIFAQLVIGMLGALSVTAEYDTGMIGTSLAAVPSRSRLLTAKLAVAAAIALGTGLATTLVSFTAVQIMFDGAGLPAAGIADPGVAGALVGAMLYLALIALLGAAVGTLTRSATSSLAVLVGALLIVPATGPGLPGVLGDWFARYWPITAGQASYTVVPAADMVAPALGFGILAATTAAAGIAGHTAFRVRDV